Within the Alteromonas sp. M12 genome, the region CCACGCGCTGAGGAGATTAGGGTATAACGTTGCTTATACCCTTTACCTCATAATTATTAAATGGTTAAGGTAGACTTACTAAAATGAAGGTTAGTCTGTTAACTATTTTGAACTCGCTCTCGCCAAAGATCTCTATAGTTTTTCAAATTCGTCAATCGTGTTGGAACTGCCGGTTTTAGGTCTATTTTTAACGGTGAGTTGCTGGATATTTTCTGCCAGTCAATTAATGAAGCACAACCTTGCACGGTTCCGGTGTTATCTGCAGAAAGCCAAACAGGTTGTCCTGGGCGCAACTGCGCTATTATCGAGCACAGCAATGGGTTTTGTAGAAAGGCTCCTTCAATATAAATATCGCTTTTTGATTGCAATAAGTCTAATTGAAAATCGATCATTAGTGCACAATATAACGTAGCCGTTTCGGTTCCTTGCTTTGGTTCAATTTCACCTATAAAGGCCGGGGTATGCCCACCAAATGGACCGCTTCCTCCACTAAAGTCAGGAATTGCCATAACTTCTTTATTGATTAGCTCTTGCAACACCGAAGACTCTACAGGATCACCAAAAGCGCCACCTAACATGGCGCAGATTTTTTCAAACTCTCGTCCACCCATAAATCGAGCACATGGAATAGGGGACGACATTGCATCCACATTACCAAGCATATCGCGTTTTGCGGATAAACAAGAGGTAGAGGTTCCTGAGCTCATCAACACTGTCCACGTGCCGGTTGATATAACCGTGAAAGGTTTATCGTTTTGACGTATTTTGTAGCGTAAAAAGCTTGCGTTACTATCATGGATACCTGCGAAAACTTCACAGGATGTACTAAGACCTGTTAGTTTTGCTGCGGAAGGGCTAACTTTTCCGATATTTTGCCAGGCTGGAACAATCTCAGGAAAGAGCGTTTGCCACTTCATTTTTTTCACTAAACTTGAATAGTCGTTGGCTAATGGTGCCCATAAATCGGTATGGCAACCCAAGGATGTAACTTCAGTGCATCGCTGCCCGGTTAATCTCCAAACCCAATATTGTGGATACATTAAAATATCAGTGCATTTGCTAAATGCATCTGGGTATCTTTTTTGTAGCCAAAATAATTGTTTACCTAGATTTAAACCTGCAGGGAGTTTTGGCGATAAACTTTCAGAAAATTCAGGTCTTAAATCATCGTATTCAGCATAACCAATACCTGAATATTCGTAATCAAGAACAGGTAAAACTAAACCATTAGATGATGCCTCGCTATTTCTATCAATCAGTGCAGCTGTTGCTCCATGTGTAGTGACTGAGAATGCGGTAATTTCGAATTGGGCTGTCAATCGCTGACAAACTGACGCCATCCAATCAAAAATACCATCAACATCTGCATGCGGAAACTTACCTTTTGACAATATATTATTAGCTCTAGATTCACTAAATACGGATTTTCGGTTCTCATCGAGAAGGTGCAATTTAACGTTTGTCTTCCCAATGTCGAGAATTAAGCTGTAATACATATCAATTTTCCGTTTCTATTTTACTTGTTATATATAAGCGATTTTATGGTCAATTATTAATTTTTAACAATTGTGTAATACTTAATAGCGAAATCACTCATTCAATTGTACAACATGTTAACTCTAGGTGATTTGTTTTGCAATAATTTGATTGTTTTTGGAGGTGTTGGAGTGGCAAAATGCGATGGCGTTTGTGTAGCCTCAATATATAAACAGTGGTTAAGGTAGTGGAGTAAGATTAGCGTATTGATTACTTAGTTAACTTTATAAATCACTTTAAGTTAATATTGATTTGTCGTTTTAAATACAAAAAAGACTTAAGAGCCATTAAGCAATTAAGTCTTTTATTACAACGGATGATCTAACGTTGGTGTTTAGAGTTTTACCGTCATCCCGAGAGTAACTCGGCGGTCGGTTAAGCTTTGTTCGCACAATAAGGTATCTTCGTTAAAACACCATTTTGTACGATCCTCGCGAGTTAAATTGACCCCTTCAACACCCACAGAGATCATTTCGTTGATATCGTAATTGACACTCATATTAAGTTGACCTCGAGCACCTATTACCGGAGGAAGGTTAAATCGCATGACATTTTCAGACTGCGTAAATGCATCTCTCCAAGTATACCGCATACGTACATTTAAACCGTATTTGTCATAAAATGCTGTAATGTTGTACGCATTTTCAGATAAATTATCTAAAGTAATGCGCTCTGTCACTACGTCATCAGCTAATGTTGCAGTGCTGTTATTGGTATCGGTTCTACCTAATAATTGGTTGATCGGATTGGTTGCATCACGGAACTCATCAAGAGCTTCACCTGATTTCTGATACGTATAGTTGGCGATTATACCAAAACCCGAAGCCCATCCTAATTCATCTTCATATCCGCTCAAATCAAATTGACCGGCAATTTCAATTCCAGATTGTGTCTCTGTGCCACTAGCATTAATTTGGCTACGCTTGATTACACAAATACCGGTTGTGTCGGTTCGACTGGAAAATACGTTATAGTTTTCAGCCGGTACGTTTGGATTGAAAATTCCGCCTCCTTCACAAGGAGCAGTTACATCACGTTCAATTTGTCCAGTTTCCCCTATCGGTTCTGCAGGCTGATCTTGAATACTGGTAATTAGGTTTTCACGCTCTTTATGAAATGCACCAATACTTACAAAACTAGAATTTGTAAAATAATACTCCATAGATAAGTC harbors:
- a CDS encoding FGGY family carbohydrate kinase; this translates as MYYSLILDIGKTNVKLHLLDENRKSVFSESRANNILSKGKFPHADVDGIFDWMASVCQRLTAQFEITAFSVTTHGATAALIDRNSEASSNGLVLPVLDYEYSGIGYAEYDDLRPEFSESLSPKLPAGLNLGKQLFWLQKRYPDAFSKCTDILMYPQYWVWRLTGQRCTEVTSLGCHTDLWAPLANDYSSLVKKMKWQTLFPEIVPAWQNIGKVSPSAAKLTGLSTSCEVFAGIHDSNASFLRYKIRQNDKPFTVISTGTWTVLMSSGTSTSCLSAKRDMLGNVDAMSSPIPCARFMGGREFEKICAMLGGAFGDPVESSVLQELINKEVMAIPDFSGGSGPFGGHTPAFIGEIEPKQGTETATLYCALMIDFQLDLLQSKSDIYIEGAFLQNPLLCSIIAQLRPGQPVWLSADNTGTVQGCASLIDWQKISSNSPLKIDLKPAVPTRLTNLKNYRDLWRERVQNS